In one window of Gossypium arboreum isolate Shixiya-1 chromosome 4, ASM2569848v2, whole genome shotgun sequence DNA:
- the LOC108459483 gene encoding BTB/POZ domain-containing protein At1g01640-like isoform X1 codes for MFPPPSFGSSSSAGSGFSLSGLASASGPPSSTSSFSGTTDTFGFGFRDSSQSSPSRSAKSTVTTPVNEKPLIDTEDDLIKRISFLSGFMVAFKDQIHTDIKLKPNNGPCISAHKSLLAARSEIFKNILNSDDCKAPLTDTDTITLSELSTEELKSFLEFLYTGDLPADKFKKHVYALCVAADKYEIPYLQESCERYMLNSLNASNALDFLDISNLHSKKKLKETTLNFIVRNMKSIVLSQKYEEFAFSNPHLSLEVTRAFAEVRPDNGSGHLAWFENSPKFEKNVDSEYSARNLVKIRSKNRHRLR; via the exons atgttTCCTCCTCCATCATTCGGCTCTTCATCTTCTGCCGGCTCCGGTTTTAGCCTTTCAGGTTTAGCATCCGCCTCTGGACCCCCTTCATCAACTTCAAGCTTTTCTG GAACAACTGATACTTTTGGGTTTGGGTTTCGAGATTCTTCCCAATCATCACCCAGTAGAAG CGCAAAGTCAACTGTCACTACACCCGTGAACGAG AAACCATTGATCGATACTGAAGATGATTTGATAAAGAGAATAAGTTTCTTAAGTGGATTTATGGTTGCTTTCAAGGACCAAATTCACACTGATATAAAGCTTAAGCCTAACAATGGCCCCTGCATTTCAGCGCACAAATCTTTACTG GCAGCAAGATCAGAAATCTTTAAGAACATACTAAACTCAGACGACTGCAAGGCTCCACTGACCGATACTGATACGATCACTCTATCAGAGTTAAGCACCGAAGAGCTCAAGTCCTTCCTAGAGTTTCTTTACACTGGGGATTTGCCTGCCGATAAGTTTAAGAAGCATGTTTATGCGTTATGTGTTGCAGCTGATAAGTATGAGATTCCGTACTTACAAGAGTCGTGCGAGCGATACATGCTGAATTCCTTGAATGCATCGAACGCTCTCGATTTTTTAGATATATCGAATTTGCATTCGAAGAAGAAACTGAAGGAAACAACTTTGAACTTCATCGTCCGGAACATGAAGAGCATAGTTTTGTCGCAGAAGTATGAAGAATTTGCATTTAGCAACCCCCATCTTTCTCTTGAGGTTACAAGGGCGTTTGCTGAGGTTAGACCTGATAATGGGTCAGGCCATCTAGCCTGGTTCGAAAACTCgccgaaatttgaaaaaaatgtagACTCGGAATATAGTGCTAGAAACCTCGTAAAGATTCGTTCTAAAAATAGGCATCGCCTCAGATAA
- the LOC108459483 gene encoding BTB/POZ domain-containing protein At3g56230-like isoform X3, which yields MFPPPSFGSSSSAGSGFSLSGLASASGPPSSTSSFSGTTDTFGFGFRDSSQSSPSRSAKSTVTTPVNEDQIHTDIKLKPNNGPCISAHKSLLAARSEIFKNILNSDDCKAPLTDTDTITLSELSTEELKSFLEFLYTGDLPADKFKKHVYALCVAADKYEIPYLQESCERYMLNSLNASNALDFLDISNLHSKKKLKETTLNFIVRNMKSIVLSQKYEEFAFSNPHLSLEVTRAFAEVRPDNGSGHLAWFENSPKFEKNVDSEYSARNLVKIRSKNRHRLR from the exons atgttTCCTCCTCCATCATTCGGCTCTTCATCTTCTGCCGGCTCCGGTTTTAGCCTTTCAGGTTTAGCATCCGCCTCTGGACCCCCTTCATCAACTTCAAGCTTTTCTG GAACAACTGATACTTTTGGGTTTGGGTTTCGAGATTCTTCCCAATCATCACCCAGTAGAAG CGCAAAGTCAACTGTCACTACACCCGTGAACGAG GACCAAATTCACACTGATATAAAGCTTAAGCCTAACAATGGCCCCTGCATTTCAGCGCACAAATCTTTACTG GCAGCAAGATCAGAAATCTTTAAGAACATACTAAACTCAGACGACTGCAAGGCTCCACTGACCGATACTGATACGATCACTCTATCAGAGTTAAGCACCGAAGAGCTCAAGTCCTTCCTAGAGTTTCTTTACACTGGGGATTTGCCTGCCGATAAGTTTAAGAAGCATGTTTATGCGTTATGTGTTGCAGCTGATAAGTATGAGATTCCGTACTTACAAGAGTCGTGCGAGCGATACATGCTGAATTCCTTGAATGCATCGAACGCTCTCGATTTTTTAGATATATCGAATTTGCATTCGAAGAAGAAACTGAAGGAAACAACTTTGAACTTCATCGTCCGGAACATGAAGAGCATAGTTTTGTCGCAGAAGTATGAAGAATTTGCATTTAGCAACCCCCATCTTTCTCTTGAGGTTACAAGGGCGTTTGCTGAGGTTAGACCTGATAATGGGTCAGGCCATCTAGCCTGGTTCGAAAACTCgccgaaatttgaaaaaaatgtagACTCGGAATATAGTGCTAGAAACCTCGTAAAGATTCGTTCTAAAAATAGGCATCGCCTCAGATAA
- the LOC108459483 gene encoding BTB/POZ domain-containing protein At3g56230-like isoform X2: MFPPPSFGSSSSAGSGFSLSGTTDTFGFGFRDSSQSSPSRSAKSTVTTPVNEKPLIDTEDDLIKRISFLSGFMVAFKDQIHTDIKLKPNNGPCISAHKSLLAARSEIFKNILNSDDCKAPLTDTDTITLSELSTEELKSFLEFLYTGDLPADKFKKHVYALCVAADKYEIPYLQESCERYMLNSLNASNALDFLDISNLHSKKKLKETTLNFIVRNMKSIVLSQKYEEFAFSNPHLSLEVTRAFAEVRPDNGSGHLAWFENSPKFEKNVDSEYSARNLVKIRSKNRHRLR, from the exons atgttTCCTCCTCCATCATTCGGCTCTTCATCTTCTGCCGGCTCCGGTTTTAGCCTTTCAG GAACAACTGATACTTTTGGGTTTGGGTTTCGAGATTCTTCCCAATCATCACCCAGTAGAAG CGCAAAGTCAACTGTCACTACACCCGTGAACGAG AAACCATTGATCGATACTGAAGATGATTTGATAAAGAGAATAAGTTTCTTAAGTGGATTTATGGTTGCTTTCAAGGACCAAATTCACACTGATATAAAGCTTAAGCCTAACAATGGCCCCTGCATTTCAGCGCACAAATCTTTACTG GCAGCAAGATCAGAAATCTTTAAGAACATACTAAACTCAGACGACTGCAAGGCTCCACTGACCGATACTGATACGATCACTCTATCAGAGTTAAGCACCGAAGAGCTCAAGTCCTTCCTAGAGTTTCTTTACACTGGGGATTTGCCTGCCGATAAGTTTAAGAAGCATGTTTATGCGTTATGTGTTGCAGCTGATAAGTATGAGATTCCGTACTTACAAGAGTCGTGCGAGCGATACATGCTGAATTCCTTGAATGCATCGAACGCTCTCGATTTTTTAGATATATCGAATTTGCATTCGAAGAAGAAACTGAAGGAAACAACTTTGAACTTCATCGTCCGGAACATGAAGAGCATAGTTTTGTCGCAGAAGTATGAAGAATTTGCATTTAGCAACCCCCATCTTTCTCTTGAGGTTACAAGGGCGTTTGCTGAGGTTAGACCTGATAATGGGTCAGGCCATCTAGCCTGGTTCGAAAACTCgccgaaatttgaaaaaaatgtagACTCGGAATATAGTGCTAGAAACCTCGTAAAGATTCGTTCTAAAAATAGGCATCGCCTCAGATAA
- the LOC108459483 gene encoding BTB/POZ domain-containing protein At3g56230-like isoform X4: protein MFPPPSFGSSSSAGSGFSLSGTTDTFGFGFRDSSQSSPSRSAKSTVTTPVNEDQIHTDIKLKPNNGPCISAHKSLLAARSEIFKNILNSDDCKAPLTDTDTITLSELSTEELKSFLEFLYTGDLPADKFKKHVYALCVAADKYEIPYLQESCERYMLNSLNASNALDFLDISNLHSKKKLKETTLNFIVRNMKSIVLSQKYEEFAFSNPHLSLEVTRAFAEVRPDNGSGHLAWFENSPKFEKNVDSEYSARNLVKIRSKNRHRLR, encoded by the exons atgttTCCTCCTCCATCATTCGGCTCTTCATCTTCTGCCGGCTCCGGTTTTAGCCTTTCAG GAACAACTGATACTTTTGGGTTTGGGTTTCGAGATTCTTCCCAATCATCACCCAGTAGAAG CGCAAAGTCAACTGTCACTACACCCGTGAACGAG GACCAAATTCACACTGATATAAAGCTTAAGCCTAACAATGGCCCCTGCATTTCAGCGCACAAATCTTTACTG GCAGCAAGATCAGAAATCTTTAAGAACATACTAAACTCAGACGACTGCAAGGCTCCACTGACCGATACTGATACGATCACTCTATCAGAGTTAAGCACCGAAGAGCTCAAGTCCTTCCTAGAGTTTCTTTACACTGGGGATTTGCCTGCCGATAAGTTTAAGAAGCATGTTTATGCGTTATGTGTTGCAGCTGATAAGTATGAGATTCCGTACTTACAAGAGTCGTGCGAGCGATACATGCTGAATTCCTTGAATGCATCGAACGCTCTCGATTTTTTAGATATATCGAATTTGCATTCGAAGAAGAAACTGAAGGAAACAACTTTGAACTTCATCGTCCGGAACATGAAGAGCATAGTTTTGTCGCAGAAGTATGAAGAATTTGCATTTAGCAACCCCCATCTTTCTCTTGAGGTTACAAGGGCGTTTGCTGAGGTTAGACCTGATAATGGGTCAGGCCATCTAGCCTGGTTCGAAAACTCgccgaaatttgaaaaaaatgtagACTCGGAATATAGTGCTAGAAACCTCGTAAAGATTCGTTCTAAAAATAGGCATCGCCTCAGATAA
- the LOC108458319 gene encoding BTB/POZ domain-containing protein At3g56230-like isoform X1, translated as MKCFLLNYSALHLLPAPEQAYSVQHSPLDPLHQLQAFLEQLILLGLGFEILPNHHPVEGISLLDSLFSFFAYISAKSTVTTPVNEKPLTDTEDDLIKRISFLSGFMMAFKDQIHTDIKLKPNNGPCISAHKSLLAARSEIFKNILSSDNCKAPPTDTDTITLSELSTEELKSFLEFLYTGDLPADKFKKHVYALYVAADKYEIPYLQESCERYMLNSLNASNALDTLDISNLHSKKKLKETTLNFIVRNMKSIVSSQKYEEFASSNPHLSVEVTRAFVEAKF; from the exons ATGAAATGTTTTCTCCTCAATTATTCGGCTCTTCATCTTCTGCCTGCTCCGGAGCAAGCATATTCAGTTCAGCATTCGCCTCTGGACCCCCTTCATCAACTTCAAGCTTTTCTG GAACAACTGATACTTTTGGGTTTGGGTTTCGAGATTCTTCCCAATCATCACCCAGTAGAAG GGATTTCCCTCCTCGATTCActgttttctttctttgcttataTCAGCGCAAAGTCAACTGTCACTACACCCGTGAACGAG AAACCATTGACGGATACTGAAGATGATTTGATAAAGAGAATAAGTTTCTTAAGTGGATTTATGATGGCTTTCAAGGACCAAATTCACACTGATATAAAGCTTAAGCCTAACAATGGCCCCTGCATTTCAGCGCACAAATCTTTACTG GCAGCAAGATCAGAAATCTTTAAGAACATACTAAGCTCAGACAACTGCAAGGCTCCACCGACCGATACTGATACGATCACTCTATCAGAGTTAAGCACCGAAGAGCTCAAGTCCTTCCTAGAGTTTCTTTACACTGGGGATTTGCCTGCCGATAAGTTTAAGAAGCATGTTTATGCGTTATATGTTGCAGCTGATAAGTATGAGATTCCGTACTTACAAGAGTCGTGCGAGCGATACATGCTGAATTCCTTGAATGCATCAAACGCTCTCGATACTTTAGATATATCGAATTTGCATTCGAAGAAGAAACTGAAGGAAACAACTTTGAACTTCATCGTCCGGAACATGAAGAGCATAGTTTCGTCGCAGAAGTATGAAGAATTTGCATCCAGCAACCCCCATCTTTCTGTTGAGGTTACAAGGGCGTTTGTTGAGGCCAAATTTTGA
- the LOC108458319 gene encoding BTB/POZ domain-containing protein At3g56230-like isoform X2 gives MFSPQLFGSSSSACSGASIFSSAFASGPPSSTSSFSGTTDTFGFGFRDSSQSSPSRSAKSTVTTPVNEKPLTDTEDDLIKRISFLSGFMMAFKDQIHTDIKLKPNNGPCISAHKSLLAARSEIFKNILSSDNCKAPPTDTDTITLSELSTEELKSFLEFLYTGDLPADKFKKHVYALYVAADKYEIPYLQESCERYMLNSLNASNALDTLDISNLHSKKKLKETTLNFIVRNMKSIVSSQKYEEFASSNPHLSVEVTRAFVEAKF, from the exons ATGTTTTCTCCTCAATTATTCGGCTCTTCATCTTCTGCCTGCTCCGGAGCAAGCATATTCAGTTCAGCATTCGCCTCTGGACCCCCTTCATCAACTTCAAGCTTTTCTG GAACAACTGATACTTTTGGGTTTGGGTTTCGAGATTCTTCCCAATCATCACCCAGTAGAAG CGCAAAGTCAACTGTCACTACACCCGTGAACGAG AAACCATTGACGGATACTGAAGATGATTTGATAAAGAGAATAAGTTTCTTAAGTGGATTTATGATGGCTTTCAAGGACCAAATTCACACTGATATAAAGCTTAAGCCTAACAATGGCCCCTGCATTTCAGCGCACAAATCTTTACTG GCAGCAAGATCAGAAATCTTTAAGAACATACTAAGCTCAGACAACTGCAAGGCTCCACCGACCGATACTGATACGATCACTCTATCAGAGTTAAGCACCGAAGAGCTCAAGTCCTTCCTAGAGTTTCTTTACACTGGGGATTTGCCTGCCGATAAGTTTAAGAAGCATGTTTATGCGTTATATGTTGCAGCTGATAAGTATGAGATTCCGTACTTACAAGAGTCGTGCGAGCGATACATGCTGAATTCCTTGAATGCATCAAACGCTCTCGATACTTTAGATATATCGAATTTGCATTCGAAGAAGAAACTGAAGGAAACAACTTTGAACTTCATCGTCCGGAACATGAAGAGCATAGTTTCGTCGCAGAAGTATGAAGAATTTGCATCCAGCAACCCCCATCTTTCTGTTGAGGTTACAAGGGCGTTTGTTGAGGCCAAATTTTGA